Proteins from one Mixophyes fleayi isolate aMixFle1 chromosome 9, aMixFle1.hap1, whole genome shotgun sequence genomic window:
- the LOC142101856 gene encoding protein kinase C delta type-like — protein MFGERTATERVGTPGFIAPEMLAGEEYNAGVDWFSFGVIIKEMITGTSGYNRRQPKIPGDVAKDIINKLLCNNPSQRLGVNGNIRQHQFFVHIDWVSLEALRVAPPHVPGPPTIRTSSGVFNIDHIESAEARRTPIRAEDQELFGGFSYISPKWRTFP, from the exons ATGTTTGGGGAGAGGACAGCCACAGAGCGCGTTGGAACTCCTGGATTTATTGCTCCAGAG ATGCTGGCAGGAGAGGAGTATAACGCCGGGGTGGATTGGTTTTCATTTGGAGTCATCATTAAGGAAATGATTACGGGAACATCTGGCTACAATCGCAGACAGCCCAAAATACCAGGGGATGTGGCTAAAGACATCATTAACAAG CTCCTGTGTAATAATCCATCCCAGCGTTTAGGAGTCAATGGAAACATCCGCCAGCATCAGTTTTTCGTGCATATAGATTGGGTCTCGCTGGAAGCCCTTAGAGTTGCTCCTCCACATGTTCCTGGCCCA CCAACCATTAGAACGAGCTCCGGAGTCTTTAATATTGACCACATTGAGAGTGCAGAGGCTCGAAGAACACCAATAAGAGCAGAGGACCAGGAGCTTTTTGGAGGGTTTTCCTATATCAGCCCCAAGTGGAGGACCTTCCCATGA